From one Ignavibacteria bacterium genomic stretch:
- a CDS encoding T9SS type A sorting domain-containing protein: MVKKRILISFFAIVPVLLLLSFQTISAQTLTITVEGRSPGQLKLTETTQMWPVSSGLPVVALGKRVYLSADTTRGGDTTATAPLVTWTLTAKPAGSTATFDSAGTTSGNSFVADMRGLYTITATIGSKTATQNIFVSVYKGITLTKNCAPCHQTPKTIDKFPQWSQSAHATMYKRGITGQLFGEYGTYCVKCHTTGWDSTLANGNFGYRAKITGWDTTWYKPRKPVNDTIHITPGDSSRWTLLETQYQSVDSVANIGCEQCHGPAQDHASTADPTKVAVSLQGSVCNVCHDLPPSYVVGGDWRQSNHATMPLSGEEAGRTTCYPCHSGAAIVKFAKNKTTPGYSATTDNVPSISCASCHDPHQAKNTTFSVRLLTLDSLVNGYKPQNPTGTGSMCMNCHHARENSQVRVTNQAKKFADRFYPHYSPQSDMFLGANGYEYGQNFTGEGTHKNVMPNACVTCHMAANPDTSVNRFAEANHYMKMVDQQGKDRVYACKGCHPSVTSSFDDVKASSDYDKNGKIEGVQTEIRGLLDQLKAKLPKDSTGEVVTMARDSMIVKNFPGYPKILGPMWDYYFVKNDWSNGVHNSRYAVSLLQASLLQLTGVEMTNNVIPQAYSLQQNYPNPFNPATTIEFSIPENTDVTLKVYDAVGREVETLHTGTLKTGNYKIIWNATNLASGVYYYKLSTVNYSTVKKMVFLK, encoded by the coding sequence ATGGTGAAGAAGAGGATACTTATTTCTTTTTTCGCAATCGTTCCCGTTTTACTCCTGTTATCATTTCAGACAATTTCCGCACAGACTTTAACCATTACAGTTGAAGGCCGTTCACCCGGACAGTTAAAACTAACCGAAACTACACAGATGTGGCCCGTTTCTTCGGGTCTGCCCGTTGTAGCACTCGGCAAGAGAGTATACCTGTCGGCAGATACAACTCGAGGGGGCGATACGACAGCCACAGCGCCTTTAGTGACATGGACGCTGACAGCAAAACCTGCAGGTTCAACTGCAACATTTGATTCGGCCGGTACAACCAGCGGGAATTCTTTCGTAGCCGATATGAGAGGCTTATATACGATAACCGCAACTATCGGCTCAAAAACGGCAACGCAGAACATTTTCGTCAGCGTATATAAAGGCATTACACTTACAAAGAACTGCGCCCCGTGCCACCAGACTCCGAAGACTATAGACAAATTTCCGCAGTGGAGCCAGTCGGCACATGCAACGATGTATAAGCGCGGCATCACAGGGCAGCTCTTCGGTGAATACGGTACATACTGCGTCAAATGCCACACGACGGGATGGGATTCAACGCTGGCAAACGGAAACTTTGGTTACAGGGCAAAGATCACCGGATGGGACACAACATGGTACAAGCCCAGAAAACCAGTCAATGATACAATTCATATTACACCGGGAGATTCGAGCAGATGGACACTGCTTGAGACACAATACCAGAGTGTAGATTCAGTAGCTAACATCGGGTGCGAGCAGTGCCACGGTCCGGCACAGGACCACGCATCGACTGCCGATCCGACAAAGGTTGCTGTTTCACTTCAGGGCAGCGTATGCAACGTTTGCCATGACCTGCCGCCTAGCTATGTGGTGGGAGGCGACTGGAGGCAGTCGAACCATGCAACAATGCCTTTAAGCGGCGAGGAAGCCGGACGTACAACCTGCTACCCGTGCCACAGCGGTGCTGCAATTGTAAAGTTCGCCAAGAACAAAACAACTCCGGGCTACAGTGCAACTACGGACAACGTTCCATCGATTTCGTGTGCAAGCTGCCACGATCCTCATCAGGCGAAGAATACAACATTCTCGGTCAGGCTGCTTACGCTTGATTCACTTGTCAACGGCTACAAGCCGCAGAACCCGACCGGAACGGGATCCATGTGCATGAACTGCCATCATGCCCGTGAGAACTCACAGGTAAGGGTGACAAACCAGGCGAAGAAATTTGCCGACCGGTTCTATCCGCATTACAGCCCGCAGTCGGATATGTTCCTGGGCGCCAACGGATATGAATACGGGCAGAACTTTACAGGTGAAGGCACGCACAAGAATGTTATGCCGAATGCCTGCGTTACGTGCCATATGGCGGCAAATCCCGATACATCAGTCAACAGGTTTGCCGAGGCAAACCACTACATGAAGATGGTTGATCAGCAGGGCAAAGACAGGGTTTATGCCTGCAAGGGCTGCCACCCGTCGGTTACGAGCTCCTTTGATGACGTTAAGGCTTCAAGCGACTATGACAAGAACGGTAAAATCGAAGGTGTTCAGACGGAAATCAGGGGATTACTCGACCAGCTGAAGGCAAAGCTTCCGAAGGATTCAACCGGTGAAGTTGTTACAATGGCAAGGGATTCCATGATCGTAAAGAACTTCCCGGGATATCCGAAGATTCTGGGACCGATGTGGGATTACTACTTTGTCAAGAACGACTGGAGCAACGGAGTCCACAACTCCAGATATGCCGTTTCACTGCTGCAGGCTTCACTGCTGCAACTGACCGGTGTTGAAATGACAAACAACGTAATTCCGCAGGCCTATTCGCTGCAGCAGAATTACCCGAACCCGTTTAACCCGGCAACAACCATTGAATTCTCAATTCCTGAAAATACAGACGTGACACTGAAGGTTTACGATGCCGTAGGACGCGAGGTTGAGACGCTCCATACAGGAACTCTAAAGACCGGGAACTACAAGATTATATGGAACGCCACCAATCTTGCCTCAGGAGTATACTACTACAAGCTTTCCACAGTTAACTATTCAACGGTTAAGAAGATGGTTTTCCTGAAGTAA